A region from the Paenibacillus humicola genome encodes:
- a CDS encoding stage II sporulation protein P — protein MKPVVTWNLRNGSRRLRELLVTGRTFVLLSVLSMFMVLVIGIGAIVQQNAAGTPVSSMKGLAAALSSSLFGRMLAMEMPAADDGKGGAQPSGKQLGAFLVRMLTDVNVSDPKSLLAREYPGMDGGDRTVPLTADAGTPPEDREPAGGPAAGETQGGAGGAEKEGTGVKPQADSTGGAKDGSSESPQSGGAQDGTGKPAGPAAGGQEAGHSAAPTTAGRDVVFIYHSHNRESWAPELKTNSSDPTSSTINVTLLGKRLAEELNDAGIGTLHSSTDYSSTIKNYMWVLSYKYSKKTVEEAMASNKDLKFFFDIHRDSQHRKYTTATINGKSYAQVFFIVGHANPNWRKNEAFAEEIDAALKKEYPGISRGIWGKTTATGNGEYNQSVSPDSVLIEIGGIDNTLEESYRTVDALAKVISKIYWNAEKVSVPKTNFSS, from the coding sequence ATGAAACCTGTCGTAACCTGGAATTTGCGAAACGGCAGCCGCAGGCTTCGCGAGCTGCTCGTGACGGGACGCACCTTTGTTTTATTATCCGTCTTATCGATGTTTATGGTGCTTGTAATCGGAATCGGCGCGATCGTGCAGCAGAACGCTGCCGGTACGCCGGTCTCGTCGATGAAAGGACTCGCCGCAGCATTGTCAAGCAGCTTGTTCGGACGGATGCTGGCGATGGAGATGCCGGCGGCGGACGACGGCAAGGGCGGCGCGCAGCCGTCGGGCAAGCAGCTCGGCGCATTTCTGGTGCGGATGCTGACGGACGTCAACGTCTCCGATCCGAAAAGCCTGCTTGCGCGCGAATACCCCGGCATGGACGGCGGCGACCGGACGGTACCGCTTACCGCGGACGCGGGAACGCCGCCCGAAGACCGCGAGCCGGCCGGCGGTCCGGCAGCGGGCGAAACGCAGGGTGGAGCAGGCGGAGCGGAAAAGGAAGGAACCGGCGTGAAGCCGCAGGCGGATTCGACCGGAGGAGCGAAGGACGGCTCTTCCGAATCGCCTCAGAGTGGGGGAGCGCAGGACGGTACCGGCAAACCCGCCGGTCCGGCAGCCGGCGGGCAGGAGGCGGGCCACTCGGCCGCTCCGACGACGGCCGGCCGCGATGTCGTGTTCATTTACCATTCGCATAACCGCGAATCGTGGGCGCCGGAGCTGAAAACGAACAGCAGCGATCCGACGTCGTCCACCATCAACGTGACCCTGCTCGGCAAGCGGCTGGCGGAGGAGCTGAACGATGCCGGCATCGGGACGCTGCATTCGTCGACGGATTATTCGAGCACGATCAAAAATTATATGTGGGTGCTTTCCTATAAATATTCGAAAAAAACGGTCGAAGAGGCAATGGCATCGAACAAAGATTTGAAGTTTTTCTTCGACATTCACCGCGATTCGCAGCACCGCAAATATACGACGGCGACGATCAACGGCAAATCTTACGCGCAGGTCTTCTTCATCGTCGGCCACGCCAACCCGAACTGGCGCAAAAACGAAGCGTTCGCCGAAGAAATCGACGCGGCGCTCAAGAAAGAGTATCCGGGCATCTCGCGCGGCATCTGGGGCAAAACGACGGCGACCGGCAACGGCGAGTATAATCAGTCCGTCTCTCCGGACAGCGTGCTGATCGAAATCGGCGGCATCGACAATACGCTGGAGGAATCGTACCGGACGGTCGATGCGCTGGCCAAGGTGATTTCGAAGATTTACTGGAATGCGGAGAAAGTGAGCGTTCCGAAAACGAATTTTTCCAGCTGA
- the gpr gene encoding GPR endopeptidase, with protein sequence MEELDLSRFNAGIDLALEAKELAESGGQGPIPGVRSGTEEEDGITITRLDILDEQGSRALGKMIGHYVTFEVPDLRKQDTGLQDRLATRFAQEFASFLERIGVDKNANILIVGLGNWNVTPDALGPLVVENALVTRHFFELMPDQVAPGYRCVSAVAPGVLGITGIESSEIVQGIVDRSKPDLVIAIDALASKALERVNTTIQIADTGIHPGSGIGNKRKGLTKDILGIPVVAIGVPTVVYASTIVNNTIELMKKHIQAQNGNTDHIFGLINQMPENERLQLVREALGPLGYDLLVTPKEIDQFIEDIANIVASGLNAALHEAVDKSNVAAYTH encoded by the coding sequence ATGGAAGAGCTTGATTTGTCGCGATTCAATGCCGGCATCGACTTGGCGCTGGAGGCTAAAGAACTGGCGGAATCCGGGGGCCAGGGCCCGATTCCGGGCGTCCGTTCCGGCACCGAGGAAGAAGACGGCATTACGATTACGCGTCTCGATATATTGGACGAACAGGGCTCGCGCGCACTCGGCAAAATGATCGGCCATTACGTGACCTTCGAGGTACCCGATCTGCGCAAGCAGGATACCGGCCTTCAGGACCGGCTCGCCACCAGATTCGCCCAGGAATTCGCTTCGTTTCTGGAACGCATCGGGGTTGACAAGAACGCGAATATTTTGATCGTCGGACTGGGCAACTGGAACGTGACGCCCGACGCCCTAGGCCCACTCGTCGTCGAGAATGCGCTGGTCACGCGGCATTTCTTCGAATTGATGCCCGATCAGGTCGCACCCGGATACCGCTGCGTCAGCGCCGTTGCTCCGGGCGTGCTCGGCATCACCGGCATCGAATCGAGCGAGATCGTGCAGGGTATCGTGGACCGGTCGAAGCCCGACCTCGTCATCGCCATCGACGCGCTTGCCTCCAAGGCGCTCGAGCGGGTCAATACGACGATCCAAATCGCCGATACCGGAATTCATCCGGGCTCGGGCATCGGGAACAAGCGGAAAGGGCTGACGAAGGACATCCTCGGCATCCCGGTCGTCGCCATTGGAGTTCCGACGGTCGTCTATGCCTCAACGATCGTCAATAATACGATCGAGCTGATGAAGAAGCATATCCAGGCCCAGAACGGCAATACCGACCATATATTCGGCCTGATCAATCAAATGCCGGAGAACGAACGGCTGCAGCTCGTCCGCGAAGCGCTCGGGCCGCTCGGCTACGACCTGCTCGTCACCCCGAAAGAAATCGACCAGTTTATCGAAGACATCGCGAACATCGTGGCAAGCGGACTGAATGCCGCGCTCCATGAAGCGGTGGACAAATCGAACGTAGCCGCCTACACGCATTAA
- the rpsT gene encoding 30S ribosomal protein S20 has product MPNIKSAVKRVKTSEKRRALNASQKSALRTAVKAADQAVVATDVDAAKAALQAATKKLDKAVTKGLIHKNAAARKKSRLAKKLNALSAQA; this is encoded by the coding sequence ATGCCAAACATTAAATCCGCTGTGAAACGCGTCAAAACGAGCGAAAAACGCCGCGCTTTGAACGCTTCGCAAAAATCCGCGCTCCGCACGGCCGTGAAAGCCGCCGACCAAGCTGTTGTCGCAACAGACGTCGATGCTGCCAAAGCCGCCCTGCAAGCCGCGACGAAAAAGCTGGACAAGGCGGTTACCAAAGGCCTGATCCATAAAAATGCGGCTGCCCGCAAAAAATCTCGTCTGGCGAAAAAGCTGAACGCTCTTTCGGCGCAAGCCTGA
- the holA gene encoding DNA polymerase III subunit delta has protein sequence MDAKAAAREWKNGQFRPVYVLYGKDRYRMRQFVAALTEALLPEEERELGVVKFDTSEMPVDEAVAEAETLPFFASRKLVVVRDQSVLAAAQGREGGKIEHRTERLIAYVQEPCESSVVVFLVMADKLDERRKAVKLLKEKDALLPFQELTENELLQWTVRRAEEQGRSMSREAAELLLARTGASLQQLANEVDKLCLYAGEGGAVGADSVEALTASTVEEDVFALIDAMASLQADRALRLYGELLLRREEPIRIAALIARQLRIMLQVKELEQHRYSPQQMAGQLGLHPYAVKLAAEKARKFTTAALGAHLNRLAELDYQMKTGQIDKTLGLELFLLSMAA, from the coding sequence ATGGACGCGAAAGCGGCGGCAAGGGAATGGAAGAACGGGCAATTTCGGCCGGTATACGTGCTGTATGGCAAAGACCGTTACCGGATGCGGCAGTTTGTGGCCGCCTTGACCGAAGCGCTGCTGCCGGAGGAGGAGCGCGAGCTCGGCGTAGTCAAATTCGATACGTCCGAGATGCCGGTCGACGAAGCGGTTGCCGAAGCGGAGACGCTGCCTTTCTTCGCCAGCCGCAAGCTGGTGGTCGTCCGCGATCAATCGGTACTGGCTGCGGCGCAGGGCCGGGAAGGCGGGAAAATCGAACACCGGACGGAGCGGCTGATCGCGTATGTGCAGGAGCCGTGCGAAAGCAGCGTCGTCGTCTTTCTCGTGATGGCCGACAAGCTCGACGAGCGCCGCAAGGCGGTCAAGCTGCTGAAGGAAAAGGATGCGCTGCTGCCGTTTCAGGAGCTGACGGAAAACGAGCTGCTGCAGTGGACCGTGCGCAGGGCGGAGGAGCAGGGACGGTCGATGAGCCGGGAAGCCGCTGAACTGCTGCTCGCCCGCACCGGCGCGAGCCTGCAGCAGCTGGCGAACGAGGTGGACAAGCTGTGCCTGTATGCGGGAGAAGGCGGCGCGGTCGGCGCGGATTCGGTCGAGGCGCTGACCGCCTCGACGGTCGAAGAGGATGTTTTCGCCCTCATCGATGCGATGGCTTCGCTGCAGGCGGACCGGGCGCTCCGGCTGTACGGCGAGCTGCTGCTGCGGCGGGAGGAGCCGATCCGCATCGCGGCGCTGATCGCCCGCCAGCTGCGGATCATGCTGCAGGTCAAAGAGCTTGAGCAGCACCGGTATTCGCCGCAGCAGATGGCGGGGCAGCTCGGCCTGCACCCGTACGCCGTGAAGCTGGCTGCCGAGAAGGCCCGCAAGTTTACGACCGCCGCGCTGGGCGCGCACCTGAACCGGCTCGCGGAACTCGACTATCAAATGAAGACCGGCCAAATCGACAAAACGCTCGGCCTCGAGCTGTTTCTGTTGTCGATGGCCGCCTGA
- a CDS encoding anti-sigma factor family protein, translating to MNCQEVMDYMQRQLDGDLDDLETEVLMTHTRHCPECRRVFERLQLLNAGLENLPKVTPSYSLVDAILPRLAELQAEGAGSGLPARTETGEEPPAARAGRAGKPARRLVSRTTLGAALGVAAAGIAAALLIVNYSGGTLRQELSGMTSTADKAASDAGAATGGAELRSADQKPILDDQAAATKQLEKNSDNTANPDGTASTKRGSDTQRSGGGDAADSGTGDGGADTERHFGPEGNSGAPSFSPNYSTSGSGGQQSASPDGSAADGPGITNGPNKPAAPPDDSAPKDGQIFSAARITRQWDSPGGRYKAAFDDSSSVLGIADNEANQITYQSEAFKGGVTAVKWSEDGRTLTFETKDENGKTVVHTVDAANGTETTQIK from the coding sequence ATGAATTGTCAAGAGGTGATGGACTATATGCAGCGGCAGCTTGACGGCGATCTTGACGATCTTGAGACCGAGGTCTTGATGACTCATACGCGGCATTGCCCCGAATGCAGGAGGGTGTTCGAACGTCTGCAGCTGCTTAATGCCGGACTGGAAAATTTGCCGAAGGTGACGCCGAGCTACAGCCTCGTCGATGCGATTTTGCCGCGCCTCGCCGAGCTTCAGGCGGAGGGCGCGGGAAGCGGCCTGCCGGCACGGACGGAAACCGGCGAGGAGCCTCCGGCCGCAAGGGCGGGCCGCGCCGGCAAGCCGGCGCGCCGCTTGGTCAGCCGGACGACGCTCGGCGCCGCCCTCGGAGTCGCCGCGGCAGGCATTGCCGCGGCTCTGCTGATCGTCAATTATTCCGGCGGCACGCTGCGGCAGGAGTTAAGCGGGATGACCTCGACCGCCGATAAAGCGGCGTCCGATGCGGGCGCGGCTACAGGCGGAGCGGAGCTGCGGTCAGCCGATCAGAAACCTATTCTGGACGATCAAGCAGCTGCGACGAAACAGCTCGAGAAGAATTCGGATAACACTGCGAATCCGGACGGCACGGCTTCAACGAAGCGGGGTTCCGATACGCAGCGTTCGGGCGGCGGCGACGCCGCAGATTCCGGTACGGGAGACGGCGGCGCGGACACCGAACGGCATTTCGGACCGGAAGGCAATTCCGGCGCGCCCTCCTTTTCGCCCAACTATTCGACATCGGGCTCGGGCGGGCAGCAGTCTGCGTCTCCCGACGGCTCCGCTGCTGACGGACCGGGAATAACGAACGGGCCGAATAAGCCGGCGGCTCCGCCGGATGATAGCGCGCCGAAGGACGGGCAAATTTTCAGCGCCGCACGGATTACCCGGCAATGGGATTCACCTGGCGGCCGGTATAAGGCGGCTTTCGACGATTCGTCGTCGGTGCTCGGCATCGCCGACAATGAAGCGAACCAAATCACATATCAAAGTGAAGCTTTCAAAGGCGGCGTTACTGCGGTAAAATGGTCGGAGGACGGCAGGACGCTTACGTTCGAGACCAAGGACGAAAACGGGAAGACCGTCGTCCATACGGTGGACGCGGCGAACGGCACGGAAACGACGCAAATCAAATAA
- a CDS encoding RNA polymerase sigma factor, with the protein MVEPGLIKAAQAGDGDALISLLREIEHHVYRTAYYILNNEQDAMDAAQEALIRIYTKIGSYEEKAQFKTWVQRIVTNICIDKFRRTKPTVSIDEHEMVFQDNHSVEQEVMSAYAVQDIRNAIDKLPEHHRAVVVLRYLQDFSYNEIADSLDLPLNTVKSYLFRARQQLQSYLHDYQKGGVRG; encoded by the coding sequence GTGGTAGAGCCCGGCCTGATCAAAGCGGCGCAAGCCGGCGATGGCGACGCTCTGATTTCTCTATTGCGCGAGATTGAACATCACGTATACCGGACAGCCTACTATATATTAAACAATGAGCAGGATGCCATGGACGCCGCTCAGGAGGCGCTGATCCGGATCTATACGAAAATCGGTTCTTATGAAGAAAAAGCCCAGTTTAAAACGTGGGTGCAGCGGATCGTGACGAACATCTGCATCGATAAATTCAGAAGAACCAAACCGACCGTATCGATCGACGAACACGAAATGGTGTTTCAGGACAACCATTCGGTCGAGCAAGAGGTCATGTCCGCATATGCGGTTCAGGATATTCGAAATGCGATCGACAAGCTGCCCGAGCATCACCGCGCTGTCGTGGTGCTGCGGTACTTGCAGGACTTTTCGTACAACGAAATCGCCGATTCGCTCGATCTTCCGCTTAATACGGTAAAATCTTATTTATTTCGGGCCAGACAGCAACTGCAATCGTACCTTCATGATTATCAGAAAGGCGGTGTCCGAGGATGA
- a CDS encoding D-2-hydroxyacid dehydrogenase — protein MGKIVIVPELEARHLARIRDAAPGWELIAGKSAPGFMEHAKEAEIIGGWNRDVREAVLRPGTALKWVQNWSAGVDSLPLDRFKELGIALTSASGVHPYPISETIFAMILGFARQIHVAVRHQTVRRWGQYGAMAEIHGRTIGILGAGAIGVETAKVAKAFGMRVIGVRRSGEPAEWIDEMYGMDGLNELLGRSDYIVNCLPHTPETFHLIGEEQFAAMKDGAFYVNIGRGKTTDSDALLAALRSGKLAGAGLDVFEQEPLPAEHPFWAMENIILTPHNAGSTTAYSDRVIDIFADNLKAYLQHGAPAVNVVQIDIGY, from the coding sequence ATGGGGAAAATCGTCATCGTTCCGGAGCTGGAAGCGCGTCATTTGGCCCGAATCCGGGATGCCGCGCCCGGCTGGGAGCTGATCGCCGGCAAAAGTGCGCCCGGATTTATGGAGCATGCGAAGGAAGCGGAAATTATCGGCGGCTGGAATCGCGACGTGCGGGAAGCGGTTCTTCGCCCGGGCACGGCCTTGAAATGGGTGCAGAACTGGAGCGCCGGCGTCGACAGCCTGCCGCTCGACCGCTTCAAGGAGCTGGGGATTGCCCTGACAAGCGCAAGCGGCGTGCACCCGTATCCGATTTCGGAAACGATTTTCGCCATGATCCTCGGCTTTGCCCGGCAAATTCACGTTGCGGTCCGTCACCAGACGGTCCGCCGCTGGGGGCAGTACGGCGCGATGGCCGAAATTCACGGCAGGACGATCGGCATCCTCGGCGCCGGCGCCATCGGCGTGGAGACGGCGAAAGTGGCGAAAGCGTTCGGCATGCGGGTGATCGGGGTCCGGCGTTCCGGCGAGCCTGCGGAGTGGATTGACGAAATGTACGGCATGGACGGATTGAACGAGCTGCTTGGCCGCAGCGATTATATCGTCAACTGCCTCCCGCATACGCCCGAGACGTTTCACCTGATCGGAGAGGAGCAATTTGCCGCCATGAAGGACGGCGCGTTCTACGTGAATATCGGGCGGGGCAAAACGACCGATTCGGATGCCCTGCTCGCCGCTTTGCGAAGCGGGAAACTCGCGGGGGCCGGTCTTGACGTGTTCGAGCAGGAGCCGCTTCCCGCGGAGCATCCTTTTTGGGCGATGGAGAACATCATTCTCACCCCGCACAACGCGGGCAGTACGACGGCTTATTCGGACCGCGTCATCGATATTTTCGCGGACAATCTGAAAGCCTACCTGCAGCACGGAGCGCCGGCGGTTAACGTTGTGCAAATCGATATCGGATACTGA